In Nitrosopumilus sp., the genomic stretch AAATTCCTGTTTGCTCATATGAGAAATGGTTTCTCTGATTAGTTCTCTCTTCTAATATCTCAGAACTATTTGAATCATAGTAATCTGCGATTTGACTAAAAGTAACTGGACTACCCGTAACGAAATGAATTCTTACCAGAGATTCCTCATCTATGGATTTAGGATCTTCATGACCCTCTATCCCATAAGCATAAGTATTTTCCAGCATTATTGGAACGTTTAGCAGTAAAATGCTTAACAAAGAAAACATTCCAAAAAGAGCTGCTTTTTTCACGGTGTAACGTTTTGGTCTTTCTACTTCATACTCAATACCAACACATGTTTTGTGTTTTTGGGTTTTGTTCTGATTTTGGTAATTATACATTATTGAGACAATAAAAATAATTCAATTAAATTTCTGTTTGTTTTGTAATTACAAACAATGATCATAGATGCAAAAATCATAATAATTTCAAATTCAATTGAAAAAAATACAATATGCAACTTTAAATTATTATTTTTTAATTTTTTTATAACATCTTATCCTAATTATTGAAATTCATTTTTCAATGATTTTTTCATATTGCTTTACCCAGTATTTTATGTCTCATATAATGTGTGTACTTTTACTACACACAACTAGTTATACTCATACCTTAATAAAAAAAGAATTATCATGCATAGTAAGAAAATTCTAGAACATCTAGGATTAGAAAATGACTCAAGGGACATTGATGAATTTGATTGTTAGTCAATTCTAAACTATGTCTCATTTTCTAACATATTCGATCTAAAACCGTAAATCTTATAATTTTGGTATAATAACACTGTGATTCGCTTTAGTTAATATTTGCAGTATTCTTGAAAAAATCATGGCAAAAACATGGAAGGATAACGAAATCAGCCTTGATCCAATAAAAGATCAAACGATTGCTGTGATTGGTTATGGAATCCAAGGTGACGCACAAGCTAACAACATGAAAGACTCTGGTCTGAATGTGATTATTGGTCTTAAGGAAGGTGGTAACAGCTGGAAAAAGGCAGAAGCTGATGGTCATAAAGTAATGTCTGTTGCAGAAGCAACAAAACAAGGTGACATTATTCACATATTGATTCCAGATATGATTCAAGGTCAGGTATACAAGGATGAAATCGGTCCAAATCTTTCTGAAGGAAAAGCATTGTCATTTTCTCATGCAGCTGCAATCTATTGGAAATGGATTGAAGCACCAAATAATGTTGATCTAATTATGGTCGCTCCAAAAGGACCTGGTTCTAAAGTTAGAGAAACCTATCTTGATAATTTTGGAACTCCTGCAATTGTTGCAGTTGAACAAGATTTTACAGGAAAAGCTTGGGATAGAACATTAGGAATTGCAAAGGCAATAGGCAGTGCAAGAGCTGGATTAATCAAAACTGCTTTCAAAGAGGAAGTAGAAACTGATTGGTTTGGTGAACAAGCAGACCTTTGTGGTGGTGCAGCCTCTATGGTGACAAATGCATTTGAGACTCTTGTTGAAGCAGGATATCAACCTGAAATTGCATACTTTGAAGTTTTACATGAACTCAAACTCATTGTAGATATGATTCAGAGATATGGAATCAATGGCATGTGGAGACGTGTAAGTGAAACTGCTAGATATGGTGGTTTAACACGTGGGCCAATGGTGATGGATTCTGCAAATAAATCCAATATGAAAAAAGTTCTTACTATGATTCAAGATGGAACCTTCAACAACGAGTGGATTTCTGAATACCAGAAAAATGGTAAAGATGCATTTGACAAATACATGAAACAATATGACGAACACCAAATTGAAAAAGTTGGTAAAGAAATGCGTAAAATGATGTGGCCTGATTCCACAGAATAATCTTTTTTCTTATATTTTTCTTAATTTACACACACCAGTTGTTATGTGATTGATAATTGTCGGTAATGGTGTACCTGGACCAAAAACGTGGTCTACCCCTGCCTTGATCAAATCTTTATGGTCTATGTCTGGTATGACTCCGCCACCTACTATGAGAACATCGTTAATTCCTTTCTTTTTTAATGCTTTGACAACTCTTGGAAAAAGAGTTCCATGTGCACCATTTAACAAACTCATTGCTACTGCATCCACATCTTCATCTTCTGCAATTTGTGCAATTCTTTCTGGTGTTGCAAAAAGCCCTGAATAGATAACTTCCATCCCTGCGTCTCTGAATGCTCTGCAAAGTACTAGCGCGCCTCTATCATGACCGTCAAGCCCTAATTTGGCAACTAGTATCTTTATACTCCGTGTTGCAGCTTTTTGCTTCATGATTATTGCTATATTTTGTATGTTTTAAAGGGTTTATTTGATTTTCGTAAATCTATTTTTTTTGCTACAGTGCTCTAATCTCTTCAAATATATTGATTCAAAAATTAGAATGTTCCAGTAATAATGGATATGACGGAAGACGTATGTGATTTTTGTAAGGGAGTTGGCTCTTCAGGACCAAATGTTTGTGTCTATTGCAATGGGACTGGGGAATGGAATAACGCAGCACAAGCATATGTGAAAAATCATATCTGTCAATGCATCGTACTTGATAGAAAATTCTGTCCTGTGTGCAACAAAGCATGCCATCATGATACCTCTTTGAATCCTAAACAAAAAATTGATCCAGGTTATGGCGGCATGTCAAGTCGTGAAATTACAGTAATTGCCTAATTGGCATTCTTTTTTAGATGAATCCCTTTTTTGGAAAAATAGTCACGGTTCTTATAGTTGAGAAAATTCAGTATAATATGTCCGAAGATAGAAAGATGTACAAATGTACATGTTCTGACTGCGGCAAAGATTCTGAAGTTCCTTTTGAACCAAA encodes the following:
- a CDS encoding cobalamin B12-binding domain-containing protein, whose product is MKQKAATRSIKILVAKLGLDGHDRGALVLCRAFRDAGMEVIYSGLFATPERIAQIAEDEDVDAVAMSLLNGAHGTLFPRVVKALKKKGINDVLIVGGGVIPDIDHKDLIKAGVDHVFGPGTPLPTIINHITTGVCKLRKI
- a CDS encoding CxxC-x17-CxxC domain-containing protein, whose protein sequence is MYKCTCSDCGKDSEVPFEPKADRPVYCRECLPKHRN
- the ilvC gene encoding ketol-acid reductoisomerase; translation: MLEKIMAKTWKDNEISLDPIKDQTIAVIGYGIQGDAQANNMKDSGLNVIIGLKEGGNSWKKAEADGHKVMSVAEATKQGDIIHILIPDMIQGQVYKDEIGPNLSEGKALSFSHAAAIYWKWIEAPNNVDLIMVAPKGPGSKVRETYLDNFGTPAIVAVEQDFTGKAWDRTLGIAKAIGSARAGLIKTAFKEEVETDWFGEQADLCGGAASMVTNAFETLVEAGYQPEIAYFEVLHELKLIVDMIQRYGINGMWRRVSETARYGGLTRGPMVMDSANKSNMKKVLTMIQDGTFNNEWISEYQKNGKDAFDKYMKQYDEHQIEKVGKEMRKMMWPDSTE